One Chordicoccus furentiruminis DNA window includes the following coding sequences:
- a CDS encoding YfhO family protein, which produces MKRTTPARAAARETLPVLLGGNLVFFVLYSRFLTGRAVYLYTDIGSDSVASSLPLITLLERMFRAGRFGGYELTAGLGSDTTATFMKYLNPVKTPLLFFTPGTLPAGLMLTLFLEINCLLFFSWLFFRRLLGHKTAAAAASLIWTFSGYVTLWSQNLTAGAALAAFTVMMAALLPVLFDPTPRRGLMLALAIALLLLTDYYYAYMSAWFVLVFVLFFALRRRMPLRRTGNRMLLILMAAAGACGLAAASLVPALSSFTGSVRTGAASGVFRGIEWNSPASLLTSLGRLFSVNLFGAGSDYRGAGNYYEQAALSVSCLALPSLSDRLLSRKSRPSAIAALALGLLALCSKNAAALLQFNRMVQRYSFLITFALTCAVGFFLKDLLTGADRRRCRRSAAAGAAITLAALAVLRKLDGRFGLETDIRAMGQTAVFALLFCLLIFLITRTDRPAPACLSLLLPLLMAELIVTNRPTLYDRDYVTPSAYASVLSSGETGKAVKEIRSRDSGLFRVGATEDPTDANVGTRLGFPAASVYSSTNPASLGTLKQEMGLGQISANHFVSGGSEFGAFPLLGGRYLIRNRTERLSDTLPEALFETIRTDEGALRVSRVRNALPFGYLYTRTVSSGALASLAFPQRMLALFGACHLTGGGTEEAGETAADGISGLPALSGSEISALSARLSSRDLLDSGTEANQLTVSDASDSISAMKVFRPSGSDPYLYYDLGGVTAKGSVRLLSIHVRGTRSMSSIRRMEVFCLRKGQTDPDPEDRLPFSIEPGMPDLLLLLPDEAARIRLDFPSDGGTTRLSRLSVLTLEDAGSLLEPLASTDVSGIQMDGGTYRASLRSDKDGIFCVPVLWNANWRAKVNGRSAKVLNINGGLVGIPVSGGKSDIRLVYRSSENRAALRLSGSLLLLWLAAYIAAARREKARGQ; this is translated from the coding sequence ATGAAACGTACCACACCTGCCCGCGCGGCAGCCCGGGAGACGCTGCCGGTCCTCCTTGGCGGCAATCTGGTCTTTTTTGTGCTGTACAGCCGGTTTCTTACCGGCCGTGCCGTCTATCTGTACACGGATATCGGCTCCGATTCCGTCGCCTCCTCTCTCCCTCTGATCACCCTGCTGGAGCGTATGTTCCGCGCCGGACGCTTCGGGGGCTATGAACTCACCGCCGGCCTCGGGAGCGACACGACAGCAACCTTTATGAAGTACCTGAACCCGGTCAAGACGCCTCTGCTCTTTTTCACTCCCGGAACGCTCCCCGCCGGTCTGATGCTGACTCTCTTTCTTGAGATCAACTGCCTTCTCTTCTTCAGCTGGCTGTTCTTCCGTCGTCTTCTGGGGCATAAAACCGCCGCGGCGGCCGCCTCTCTGATCTGGACCTTCTCGGGGTATGTGACGCTGTGGAGTCAGAATCTGACCGCCGGGGCCGCGCTTGCGGCTTTCACCGTCATGATGGCCGCCCTGCTTCCGGTTCTCTTCGACCCGACGCCCCGCCGGGGTCTTATGCTCGCGCTGGCGATCGCGCTGCTTCTCCTCACGGATTACTACTATGCCTACATGTCGGCCTGGTTCGTGCTCGTCTTTGTTCTTTTCTTCGCCCTGAGACGCCGGATGCCGCTCCGCCGGACGGGGAACCGGATGCTGCTGATCCTCATGGCGGCCGCCGGAGCCTGCGGGCTGGCAGCCGCCTCCCTTGTCCCGGCCCTTTCCTCCTTCACCGGATCGGTCCGCACCGGAGCGGCGTCCGGCGTATTCCGCGGCATCGAGTGGAACAGTCCCGCCTCGCTCCTTACGTCTCTCGGCCGTCTGTTCTCCGTCAATCTCTTCGGCGCCGGATCGGATTACCGCGGAGCGGGCAACTACTATGAGCAGGCGGCTCTTTCCGTCTCCTGCCTCGCTCTTCCGTCTCTTTCAGACCGTCTTCTCAGCCGGAAGAGCCGCCCTTCGGCCATCGCCGCGCTGGCGCTGGGGCTTCTCGCCCTTTGCAGCAAAAATGCCGCCGCGCTGCTTCAGTTCAACCGGATGGTCCAGCGGTATTCCTTTCTGATCACCTTCGCGCTGACATGCGCCGTCGGATTCTTTCTGAAAGATCTGCTGACAGGAGCGGACCGGCGCCGCTGCCGCCGCTCCGCGGCGGCCGGCGCCGCGATCACGCTGGCCGCGCTGGCCGTCCTCCGAAAGCTGGACGGCCGCTTCGGCCTTGAGACCGATATCCGGGCGATGGGCCAGACCGCGGTCTTCGCGCTGCTCTTCTGCCTGCTGATCTTTCTGATCACCCGTACGGACCGTCCCGCTCCGGCCTGTCTCAGCCTTCTGCTTCCGCTCCTCATGGCAGAGCTGATCGTGACGAACCGTCCGACGCTCTACGACCGTGACTATGTGACACCTTCAGCCTATGCTTCGGTTCTCTCCTCCGGAGAGACGGGAAAGGCGGTGAAGGAGATCCGGAGCCGCGACAGCGGTCTCTTCCGGGTCGGGGCGACAGAGGATCCGACGGACGCCAATGTCGGCACGCGGCTCGGTTTTCCGGCTGCTTCCGTCTACAGCAGCACCAACCCGGCTTCTCTCGGTACGTTGAAGCAGGAGATGGGGCTGGGCCAGATCAGCGCGAACCACTTTGTCTCAGGCGGATCGGAATTCGGCGCCTTCCCGCTGCTGGGGGGCCGCTATCTGATCCGGAACCGCACGGAGCGTCTCTCGGACACACTGCCGGAAGCACTGTTCGAAACGATCCGTACCGACGAAGGCGCGCTCCGTGTAAGCCGGGTGCGGAATGCCCTGCCTTTCGGCTATCTCTACACACGGACCGTCTCCTCCGGTGCGCTCGCCTCACTTGCCTTCCCCCAGCGAATGCTGGCACTTTTTGGCGCCTGCCATCTGACGGGCGGCGGAACAGAAGAAGCCGGAGAAACGGCGGCGGACGGCATCAGCGGGCTTCCCGCCCTCAGCGGGTCGGAGATCAGCGCCCTTTCGGCCCGTCTCAGCTCCCGTGACCTTCTGGACAGCGGCACGGAAGCCAATCAGCTGACCGTCTCGGATGCCTCCGACTCCATCAGTGCGATGAAGGTTTTCAGGCCTTCCGGCTCCGATCCCTATCTCTACTACGATCTCGGCGGCGTCACGGCGAAAGGTTCGGTCCGCCTGCTCTCGATCCACGTTCGGGGTACCCGTTCGATGAGCAGCATCCGCCGGATGGAGGTCTTCTGTCTCCGCAAAGGGCAGACGGATCCGGATCCGGAGGACCGGCTGCCCTTCAGCATCGAACCGGGTATGCCGGATCTCCTGCTTCTCCTTCCGGACGAGGCGGCACGGATCCGGCTGGATTTCCCATCGGACGGCGGCACGACCCGGCTGAGCCGTCTCTCCGTCCTCACACTTGAAGACGCCGGCTCGCTTCTTGAGCCGCTCGCTTCCACCGATGTGTCCGGGATCCAGATGGACGGCGGCACCTACCGCGCATCCCTCCGCAGCGATAAAGACGGAATCTTCTGCGTTCCCGTCCTCTGGAATGCGAACTGGAGGGCGAAGGTCAACGGCCGGTCCGCAAAGGTTCTGAACATCAACGGCGGCCTCGTCGGGATCCCGGTTTCAGGCGGCAAATCCGACATCCGTCTCGTGTACCGGTCTTCGGAAAACCGGGCCGCGCTGCGGCTCTCCGGTTCTCTGCTCCTTCTCTGGCTGGCCGCGTACATCGCCGCCGCAAGACGGGAAAAGGCGCGGGGGCAATGA
- a CDS encoding glycosyltransferase family 2 protein: protein MEEKKKRISVVIPTYNEEDNVGPMTDTLTKVFTEQLPAYDYEIIYIDNHSKDRTRAILRSICEKDRHVRAIFNARNFGQMRSPVHGLRQAYGDCVVRLNADFQDPPELIPTLVHEWEKGHKIVIGIKSKTDEGRFMAWVRRCYYRLLRKITDIGHIENFTGFGLYDKAFVDVVRKIHDPMPYLRGMIAEFGYDYQTVPYERPKRRAGKSKNNFYSLYDVAMVGITSYSKVVLRLATFIGFLIGAVSFVLAILYLILKLLHWSWFPAGMAPLVIGMFFLGGVELFFIGLLGEYILSINQRVLDRPLVVEEERINFDDNTPVVE from the coding sequence ATGGAAGAGAAGAAAAAACGGATTTCCGTGGTGATCCCGACCTACAATGAGGAAGACAACGTGGGACCGATGACGGATACGCTGACGAAGGTGTTCACGGAGCAGCTGCCGGCGTACGACTATGAGATCATCTACATCGATAATCATTCGAAGGACCGCACCCGGGCGATCCTCCGCTCAATCTGTGAGAAGGACCGCCATGTCAGGGCCATCTTCAACGCGAGAAACTTCGGCCAGATGCGCTCCCCGGTGCACGGACTCCGTCAGGCATACGGCGACTGCGTGGTTCGGCTGAACGCGGATTTCCAGGATCCGCCGGAGCTGATTCCGACGCTGGTTCACGAGTGGGAGAAGGGGCATAAGATCGTCATCGGCATCAAGTCGAAGACTGACGAGGGGCGGTTCATGGCTTGGGTGCGCCGCTGTTACTACCGTCTGCTGCGGAAGATCACGGACATCGGCCACATCGAGAATTTCACGGGCTTCGGTCTCTATGACAAGGCGTTCGTGGATGTGGTCCGGAAGATTCACGACCCGATGCCTTACCTTCGCGGCATGATCGCCGAATTCGGCTATGATTACCAGACGGTGCCCTATGAGCGGCCGAAGCGCCGCGCGGGAAAGAGCAAGAATAATTTCTACAGCCTCTACGATGTGGCGATGGTGGGGATTACGTCCTACTCGAAGGTCGTTCTCCGACTGGCCACCTTCATCGGCTTTCTCATCGGGGCAGTGAGCTTCGTGCTGGCGATCCTGTACCTGATTTTAAAACTGCTGCACTGGAGCTGGTTCCCGGCCGGCATGGCGCCGCTCGTGATCGGCATGTTCTTCCTCGGCGGCGTGGAGCTCTTCTTCATCGGCCTTCTGGGCGAGTACATCCTTTCGATCAACCAGAGAGTGCTCGACCGTCCTCTGGTAGTGGAGGAGGAGCGGATCAATTTTGATGACAATACGCCGGTGGTGGAGTAA
- a CDS encoding thiamine pyrophosphate-binding protein, whose protein sequence is MKVSDYLVEKAAEAGIRDVFLVTGGGAMHLDDSFGHSPRMRCTYHHNEQAAAMAAEAYARAEMRPACVLVTSGPGATNAMTGVLCAYMESIPQLIISGQARYETTVRSTGLPLRSMGIQEFDITRSAEAMTKYAVMITRPEDVRYCAERALYLMMSRRRGPVWLDVPLDVQAAEIDPASLKGYDPAEDPDEQVPPVSDAAVAEIIRKLREAERPVLFGGFGVRSAGAAREFRRLAELLGIPTLGGMSSVDLMPEDHPLFAGRTGMTGSRSGNFAVAGCDLYLSIGSRLSFLQTGFDYTEWARGAFVILNELDPNELKKPNVRVDLPVIGDAKELILRLTETLEEEGASPSRPFCAKAQPWLRRCMERKRRYPMVTEAERGPQPDGLANIYRFYDALSDQLPEGAMVLASCGTSRVAGTQVFRVKEGQRFITNSATASMGYGLPAAIGLVRATDGGEVTLVTGEGSLMMNLQEMQTIATNRLPVRIFLICNGGYHSIRQTQHAYFRDPLIGIGPESGDLGFPDPAGLASLFGFRFARCVRNETISADLRSALELEAPALIEVEVSPLQKTEPKIASRKLPDGRMVSSPIEDMAPFLPREELAENVEVPLTENERRR, encoded by the coding sequence ATGAAAGTATCTGATTATCTGGTTGAGAAGGCCGCGGAGGCGGGGATCCGGGACGTTTTCCTCGTGACCGGCGGCGGGGCGATGCATCTGGACGATTCCTTCGGACACAGTCCGAGGATGCGCTGCACCTATCATCACAATGAGCAGGCGGCCGCGATGGCGGCGGAGGCCTACGCGAGAGCGGAGATGAGGCCGGCCTGCGTGCTGGTGACCTCCGGTCCGGGCGCGACCAACGCGATGACCGGCGTGCTCTGCGCCTACATGGAGTCGATCCCGCAGCTGATCATCTCCGGCCAGGCACGCTACGAGACGACCGTGCGCAGCACGGGACTTCCGCTCCGGTCCATGGGGATCCAGGAATTCGACATCACCCGGAGCGCGGAGGCGATGACGAAGTACGCGGTCATGATTACGCGTCCGGAGGACGTCCGGTACTGCGCCGAGCGGGCGCTTTATCTGATGATGAGCCGCCGCAGAGGGCCGGTCTGGCTGGATGTGCCGCTTGACGTGCAGGCGGCGGAGATTGATCCGGCTTCTCTGAAAGGCTATGATCCGGCGGAGGATCCGGATGAGCAGGTTCCCCCGGTCAGCGATGCGGCTGTGGCGGAGATCATAAGAAAGCTCAGAGAGGCGGAGCGGCCGGTTCTGTTCGGCGGCTTCGGCGTCCGTTCGGCTGGGGCCGCGCGGGAGTTCCGCCGTCTCGCGGAGCTTCTCGGAATCCCGACGCTCGGCGGCATGTCCTCCGTCGATCTGATGCCGGAAGACCATCCGCTGTTCGCCGGCCGCACCGGCATGACGGGAAGCCGGTCCGGCAATTTCGCGGTCGCCGGATGCGATCTTTATCTTTCCATCGGAAGCCGTCTGAGCTTTCTTCAGACCGGCTTTGATTACACGGAATGGGCGCGGGGCGCCTTTGTGATTCTGAACGAGCTGGACCCGAACGAACTGAAGAAGCCGAATGTCCGCGTCGATCTCCCGGTGATCGGGGACGCGAAGGAGCTGATCCTTCGCCTGACGGAGACGCTCGAGGAGGAGGGCGCCTCGCCGTCCCGTCCCTTCTGCGCAAAGGCGCAGCCCTGGCTCCGCCGCTGCATGGAGAGGAAACGGCGCTATCCGATGGTGACGGAGGCGGAGCGCGGCCCTCAGCCGGACGGACTCGCCAATATTTACCGGTTCTACGACGCGCTGTCCGATCAGCTTCCGGAAGGCGCGATGGTGCTGGCTTCCTGCGGAACGTCGCGGGTGGCCGGAACGCAGGTCTTCCGTGTGAAGGAGGGACAGCGGTTTATCACCAATTCCGCCACAGCCTCGATGGGCTATGGACTGCCGGCTGCCATCGGGCTTGTCCGCGCCACGGATGGCGGAGAGGTGACGCTGGTCACCGGAGAAGGATCTCTGATGATGAATCTTCAGGAAATGCAGACCATCGCGACGAACCGTCTGCCCGTGCGGATTTTCCTGATCTGCAACGGAGGCTATCACTCGATCCGTCAGACACAGCACGCGTATTTCCGTGACCCGCTGATCGGGATCGGACCGGAAAGCGGCGATCTCGGATTCCCGGATCCCGCGGGGCTGGCATCCCTGTTCGGATTCCGCTTTGCCCGGTGCGTGCGAAACGAGACGATATCGGCGGATTTGCGGAGCGCGCTGGAGCTGGAGGCGCCGGCGCTGATCGAGGTTGAAGTTTCGCCGCTTCAGAAGACGGAGCCGAAGATCGCGTCCCGGAAGCTTCCTGACGGCCGGATGGTGTCCTCGCCCATCGAGGATATGGCGCCGTTCCTTCCGCGGGAGGAGCTGGCGGAGAACGTGGAGGTGCCGCTGACGGAGAACGAGCGGCGCAGATAG
- a CDS encoding phenylacetate--CoA ligase family protein, giving the protein MHKQAGEVLRRTAWTALDRVQGGRLEKMLAVNKAEIVRGVTEEYRRRRLQAVMDYASLCSPYYRSLPDHPTLRDFPVMTKRDYVEHFDEVLSDEYRDRREKLHRFSTSGSTGTPFTVLADDGKQDRVNMNFMAVMELNGFRLGMKRGEFRAWIRGKNTISNLRSFTNNLLMIDISNMGDTAMRAIVERIIDERIQVLVAYSSAITALTDYIGRSSLDISGWSVEMIFTMGEALPDSTREKAEELFGIRPVLSYGNNENGFIAVSLPGQKGYTVDLYNFYVEILKLDSDEPADEGEPGRIVVTDFYNRAFPMIRYDTGDTGILNRIPDADGRVREVFTDIYGRRGSLIRNTKGEPLSIHVFMNNLLNFEGVLRQARCIQLTRTSYRLLLNAEIGAKVKEPEVVASYRKYLGDDAEIEVEYVDEIPVQQSGKTMVCEQRCPDYL; this is encoded by the coding sequence ATGCATAAGCAGGCAGGAGAAGTGCTGCGGCGGACCGCCTGGACCGCGCTTGACCGCGTGCAGGGCGGCAGACTGGAGAAGATGCTGGCCGTCAACAAGGCGGAGATCGTCCGGGGGGTAACGGAGGAATATCGGAGAAGGCGCCTCCAGGCCGTCATGGATTACGCGTCCCTCTGCTCGCCTTACTACCGGTCGCTGCCGGACCATCCGACACTCCGCGATTTTCCGGTGATGACGAAGCGGGACTATGTGGAGCATTTCGATGAAGTGCTGAGCGATGAGTACAGGGACCGCCGGGAGAAGCTGCACCGCTTTTCCACCAGCGGCTCCACCGGGACGCCGTTCACCGTGCTGGCGGACGACGGGAAGCAGGACCGGGTCAATATGAATTTCATGGCGGTGATGGAGCTGAACGGGTTCCGTCTCGGTATGAAGCGCGGCGAGTTCCGGGCCTGGATCCGGGGAAAGAATACGATCTCGAACCTCCGTTCCTTCACCAACAACCTGCTGATGATCGACATCTCGAATATGGGAGACACCGCCATGAGAGCCATCGTCGAACGGATCATCGACGAGCGGATCCAGGTGCTGGTAGCCTACTCAAGCGCGATCACGGCACTGACGGATTACATCGGGCGAAGCTCCCTCGATATCAGCGGCTGGAGCGTCGAGATGATCTTCACGATGGGCGAGGCGCTTCCGGATTCGACACGGGAGAAGGCGGAGGAACTGTTCGGCATCCGGCCTGTGCTTTCATACGGAAACAACGAGAACGGTTTCATCGCGGTTTCGCTGCCGGGGCAGAAGGGCTATACGGTGGATCTCTACAATTTCTATGTGGAGATTCTGAAGCTGGATTCGGATGAGCCGGCGGACGAGGGCGAACCGGGACGGATCGTCGTCACGGATTTCTACAACCGGGCCTTTCCGATGATCCGGTACGATACCGGCGATACCGGCATTCTGAACCGGATTCCGGACGCGGACGGACGGGTGAGGGAAGTGTTCACAGACATCTACGGGCGTCGCGGCTCTCTGATCCGGAACACAAAGGGGGAGCCGCTGTCGATTCATGTCTTCATGAACAATCTGCTGAATTTCGAGGGCGTGCTGCGCCAGGCCCGCTGCATTCAGCTGACCCGCACCTCGTACCGCCTCCTTCTCAACGCGGAAATCGGCGCGAAGGTGAAGGAGCCGGAGGTCGTGGCCTCCTACCGGAAGTATCTGGGGGACGACGCGGAGATCGAGGTCGAGTACGTTGACGAGATTCCGGTTCAGCAGTCCGGCAAGACGATGGTATGCGAGCAGCGCTGCCCTGACTATCTGTGA
- a CDS encoding lipopolysaccharide biosynthesis protein codes for MKRTDSSGKIARNTLYTIGGALVLNGVLQLLIYPQLAARLGAEQNGTMLYLMALVNTLGPSVGQALNNSRLVLRRGRSVTNGDYSAAVFLYSLIGIAGALLFARSSLGGAAGALLTALLILLTDFRYYGDVEYRLSLNYRRYFLYYAVCSAGYAAGFCLYRVTGNWYLIFLAGEAAALLYVAATGCIFRNVTVRSASFRLVMERGGLLVLSYFVTNLTLNIDRLFLKPALGGEAVSVYYAASLIGKTLVLFIAPVNTIVISYLTKDRVRITKKRFMKFAGIGLAVSAVFFALCEAVTPVFIRLFYPSLAERTQPILTVVTLSQILAMLSAYLFIVVLTFTGEIWQLILQCCHLGLVLVLISVMTKRGGLTGFSAGVLLANLARVAVVLALGVVRAEKNPEAGDA; via the coding sequence ATGAAAAGAACTGATTCCAGCGGGAAGATCGCCCGCAACACGCTGTATACCATCGGCGGCGCCCTCGTGCTGAACGGCGTGCTTCAGCTGCTGATCTATCCGCAGCTGGCCGCGCGGCTCGGAGCGGAGCAGAACGGCACGATGCTCTATCTGATGGCGCTGGTCAACACGCTCGGGCCTTCGGTCGGGCAGGCTCTCAACAACAGCCGGCTGGTGCTGCGGCGGGGCCGTTCGGTGACCAACGGAGACTACAGCGCGGCGGTCTTCCTGTATTCTCTCATCGGGATCGCGGGCGCGCTCCTGTTCGCGCGCAGCTCGCTGGGAGGCGCGGCGGGGGCGCTGCTCACGGCGCTTCTCATACTGCTCACGGATTTCCGCTACTACGGTGATGTGGAATACCGCCTGTCTCTCAATTACAGGCGGTACTTCCTCTACTACGCGGTCTGCTCGGCCGGATATGCGGCCGGCTTCTGTCTGTACCGGGTGACCGGGAACTGGTATCTGATCTTTCTTGCCGGCGAAGCGGCGGCTCTCCTTTATGTGGCGGCCACCGGATGCATTTTCAGAAATGTCACGGTCCGGTCGGCCAGCTTCCGTCTGGTCATGGAGCGCGGCGGACTTCTGGTGCTGTCCTATTTCGTCACGAACCTCACTCTCAACATCGACCGGCTGTTTCTCAAGCCGGCGCTCGGCGGAGAGGCCGTTTCGGTATACTATGCGGCGTCTCTGATCGGGAAGACGCTGGTACTCTTCATCGCGCCGGTCAACACCATCGTGATCTCTTATCTTACGAAGGACCGGGTCAGGATCACGAAGAAGCGGTTCATGAAGTTTGCCGGAATCGGGCTGGCCGTATCGGCGGTATTCTTTGCGCTCTGCGAAGCGGTGACGCCGGTGTTTATCCGGCTGTTCTATCCGTCTCTGGCGGAGCGGACACAGCCGATTCTCACGGTTGTCACGCTGTCCCAGATCCTCGCGATGCTGTCGGCCTACCTCTTCATCGTGGTGCTGACGTTCACCGGCGAGATATGGCAGCTGATTCTGCAGTGCTGTCATCTCGGACTGGTGCTGGTGCTGATCAGCGTGATGACAAAGCGCGGCGGACTGACGGGCTTTTCGGCCGGCGTGCTGCTCGCCAATCTTGCCCGCGTCGCGGTGGTGCTGGCGCTCGGTGTGGTCCGGGCGGAGAAGAATCCGGAGGCGGGAGACGCGTAA
- a CDS encoding phenylacetate--CoA ligase family protein, whose protein sequence is MSEKERGREWPGHDTLMEKARYGAYFALDGLRGGAVRKRVESDAAAFHQGTSVEETERRLRHILDHAVRTVPYYRHTESGAPLSAFPVVNKDTFREHYDSFRSRAYLDAKDNRVMTTSGSTGTPFSMIQNRGKALMNTADSIFLSQLGGYRIGEKTAFIRVWVNNVKKSRLALFAENTIMMESSSLSDESIAGMLETIRRERVKVLTGYASALGEISRYIERHGVDMSGFSVHAILPISETMPDPVRAQLSRQFGCPVRSYYSNEENGIMGIESETDDSYYINSESYYFEILKFDRDEPAGEGELGRIVLTDLTNEAFPVIRYDNGDSAAARKVMKNGRFRLMLTKLYGRRSDLLYDTKGRPVTPYVITNNFWDVEGVRQYRFLQTGRKTYELRLNGDRSRMNAEDMLRRIRPALGEDADITVTYVDEIPVLASGKRKYIENLCPELIHEKN, encoded by the coding sequence ATGAGTGAAAAGGAGAGAGGCCGGGAGTGGCCCGGTCATGATACCCTGATGGAAAAGGCGCGTTACGGCGCCTATTTTGCGTTGGACGGCCTCCGGGGCGGAGCCGTGCGGAAACGGGTGGAGAGCGACGCGGCCGCGTTTCATCAAGGCACGTCCGTGGAGGAGACGGAGCGGCGGCTTCGTCACATTCTGGATCACGCTGTCCGGACAGTGCCGTACTACCGCCATACGGAGAGCGGCGCGCCGCTCTCCGCGTTTCCGGTGGTCAACAAGGATACGTTCCGGGAGCATTATGATTCATTCCGTTCGAGGGCCTACCTTGACGCGAAGGACAACCGCGTGATGACGACGAGCGGATCCACCGGTACGCCTTTTTCCATGATTCAGAACCGCGGAAAGGCGCTGATGAATACGGCGGACAGCATCTTTCTCAGTCAGCTCGGCGGCTACCGGATCGGTGAGAAAACCGCCTTCATCCGTGTATGGGTCAACAACGTGAAGAAAAGCCGGCTGGCGCTGTTCGCGGAAAACACCATCATGATGGAGAGCTCCTCGCTGTCCGACGAGTCGATCGCGGGCATGCTGGAGACGATCCGCCGCGAGAGGGTGAAGGTGCTGACCGGATACGCGTCCGCGCTCGGGGAAATCAGCCGTTACATCGAGCGGCACGGCGTGGATATGAGCGGTTTTTCGGTGCATGCGATCCTCCCGATCTCCGAGACGATGCCGGATCCCGTGCGGGCGCAGCTTTCGCGTCAGTTCGGCTGTCCGGTCCGGTCCTATTACTCCAACGAGGAGAACGGGATTATGGGGATCGAGAGCGAAACGGATGATTCCTACTACATCAATTCGGAGAGCTATTATTTCGAAATTCTGAAGTTTGACCGCGACGAGCCGGCCGGCGAGGGAGAACTGGGGCGGATCGTGCTCACGGATCTGACGAACGAGGCGTTTCCCGTGATCCGGTACGACAACGGCGACAGCGCGGCTGCCAGAAAGGTGATGAAGAACGGCCGGTTCCGTCTCATGCTGACGAAGCTGTACGGGCGCCGGAGCGACCTTCTCTACGACACGAAGGGGCGTCCCGTCACGCCGTACGTCATCACGAACAATTTCTGGGATGTGGAGGGCGTCCGTCAGTACCGCTTCCTCCAGACCGGAAGGAAGACCTACGAGCTGAGGCTTAACGGCGACCGGAGCCGGATGAACGCGGAGGACATGCTGAGGCGGATCCGGCCGGCGCTGGGAGAGGATGCCGACATCACGGTTACCTATGTCGACGAGATCCCCGTGCTGGCATCAGGCAAACGGAAATACATTGAAAATCTCTGTCCGGAGCTGATCCATGAAAAGAACTGA